The Cloeon dipterum chromosome 3, ieCloDipt1.1, whole genome shotgun sequence genome includes a region encoding these proteins:
- the ND-B22 gene encoding NADH dehydrogenase [ubiquinone] 1 beta subcomplex subunit 9, translating into MSGYLNPNLLKHSKRVCSLYKRAVRNLEAWNINRPTFRYHAVLLRARFDENKNITDLRRAKELWIAGEEELAKCEHYQPLKFAKSPGGVAYAREVVCPDWVLDYWHPLEKAQYPEYFARREQRKKEYLKFYEQHYGKPMPESHH; encoded by the exons ATGTCGGGTTACCTCAACCCCAATTTACTGAAACATTCTAAGCGAGTGTGCAGCCTTTACAAAAGGGCTGTGAGAAATTTGGAGGCATGGAACATTAACAG GCCAACGTTCAGATACCATGCCGTCCTTCTCAGGGCAAGGTttgatgaaaacaaaaacatcacTGACCTCCGGCGAGCTAAGGAGCTTTGGATTGCTGGAGAGGAAGAACTGGCCAAGTGCGAGCACTATCAACCTCTGAAAT TTGCCAAATCACCTGGAGGAGTGGCTTACGCTCGAGAGGTTGTCTGCCCTGATTGGGTTCTTGACTACTGGCATCCCCTGGAAAAGGCTCAGTACCCCGAGTACTTCGCTCGCCGGGAGCAAAGGAAGAAGGAGTACCTCAAATTCTATGAGCAGCACTATGGCAAACCAATGCCAGAAAGTCATCACTGA
- the LOC135938614 gene encoding trafficking protein particle complex subunit 12 encodes MEEKKETAIDKLSASVASVNLESDGEGIHNMQTSNLSSYFSNNAAPSSASFFDQIATKDATNKPPAHPPSHLFLQNPQDQHSHFPEASAHVIADFSSVQPNPEDLFCSGSSEVDRRRNAWIPSEDVRRVLVMISTNSPGSITPDENLTKPGVMLEEDMTDTVQELVLHYLGEEEASKRKVLVCSDVTQDDRGLRDLIQAGCIRAAVNLTGRLLSMYGQDAGRAGYPTKHTPHSIQLWSTRIALLVKLRSFSLADIESEPFGDLERPDLYFQYYPDMYGNRPGTMVPFSFRLLLAEFPQYLNKGKESLVRLHSVLAVVRQILKNLDAGLMEDGSPISISDADRAESKKLWRSREVRVLYSIANCAIFQKAYELAVNVIEQIIVKEPSSQKALQSALGRLMLMLGDVSAAESFFLSCDPAETRSIVDRGLVAITQNAFQEAYEIFGKALVKEPNNVLVINNMAICLLYMGKLKDSIKLLEDALQNNPVGGLHESILLNICTLYELESTVCLEQKLSILKLLTHYKGDGINMACLKLQV; translated from the exons atggaagaaaaaaaagaaaccgcCATAGACAAACTGTCGGCTTCTGTCGCCTCTGTAAATTTGGAATCTGATGGAGAGGGAATCCACAACATGCAAACATCTAACTTGAGCAGCTACTTCAGCAACAACGCTGCGCCCAGTTCAGCATCTTTCTTTGACCAAATTGCCACCAAAGATGCAACCAATAAACCTCCAGCTCATCCTCCTTCCCACCTCTTTCTGCAAAATCCTCAGGACCAACACAGTCATTTCCCTGAAGCAAGTGCCCACGTCATTGCAGACTTTTCGTCTGTTCAGCCCAATCCTGAAGATCTATTCTGCAGTGGAAGCTCAGAAGTAGACCGCAGACGAAACGCCTGGATTCCTAGCGAGGATGTGCGAAGAGTTTTGGTGATGATTTCGACAAATTCGCCTGGAAGTATAACTCCTGATGAGAACCTGACCAAACCTGGTGTCATGCTTGAAGAGGACATG ACTGACACAGTGCAAGAACTTGTCCTCCATTACCTGGGCGAAGAAGAAGCTTCGAAGAgaaaagttttggtctgttCTGATGTTACTCAAGATGATAGGGGGTTGAGAGACTTAATTCAG gCTGGCTGTATTCGAGCTGCTGTAAATTTGACTGGCAGATTGCTTTCCATGTATGGCCAAGATGCAGGCCGCGCTGGCTATCCTACTAAACACACTCCTCACTCTATTCAA CTATGGTCTACAAGAATAGCACTGCTAGTGAAACTGAGGTCTTTTTCCCTGGCAGATATAGAATCTGAGCCATTTGGAGACCTTGAGAGACCAGACCTATACTTCCAGTACTATCCCGACATGTACGGAAACAGGCCTGGGACCATGGTTCCATTTTCATTCAGACTGCTCTTGGCTGAATTCCCACAGTACCTGAACAAGGGAAAAGAATCATTGGTCAGACTGCACAGTGTTTTGGCTGTTGTTCGGCAG attctgaaaaatttggacGCTGGTCTCATGGAAGATGGCAGTCCAATAAGCATATCGGATGCTGATAGAGCTGAATCAAAGAAGTTGTGGCGCTCAAGGGAAGTTAGGGTCCTGTACTCCATAGCGAACTgtgcaattttccaaaag gcATATGAACTTGCTGTGAATGTGATAGAGCAAATAATTGTGAAAGAGCCAAGCAGCCAGAAGGCACTGCAGTCTGCTCTTGGTCGGCTGATGCTCATGCTCGGAGATGTTTCGGCTGCAGAAAGCTTTTTCTTGTCATGCGATCCTGCGGAGACCAGGTCCATTGTAGATAGAGGACTGGTGGCAATCACGCAGAATGCTTTCCAAGAAGCCTATGAAATATTTGGCAAAGCATTAGTCAAGGAGCCAAACAACGTTTTG GTTATTAACAACATGGCCATCTGTCTCTTGTACATGGGAAAGCTGAAAGACTCAATCAAGCTACTGGAGGACGCGTTGCAGAACAATCCTGTTGGAGGTTTGCACGAAAGCATCCTGCTCAACATTTGCACTCTTTATGAGCTGGAGTCAACTGTGTGCCTCGAGCAAAAGCTCTCAATTTTGAAGCTTTTGACTCATTACAAAGGTGATGGCATCAACATGGCTTGTCTGAAGCTTCAGGTTTAA
- the Mad gene encoding protein mothers against dpp, with the protein MEEEAESSSGTMSTLNSLFSFTSPAVKKLLGWKQGDEEEKWAEKAVDSLVKKLKKKKGAIEDLEKALSMPGQPSKCVTIPRSLDGRLQVSHRKGLPHVIYCRVWRWPDLQSHHELKPLEQCQFPFSAKQKEVCINPYHYKRVESPVLPPVLVPRHSEYAPGHSLLPFQQLAEPSMPHNVSYSATGFNNSHPHINQQGGGPNSPLANVNSPGSQTGPQSPFSSSNGMPAGTPPPAYSPSVDDSHQSGQSPSPDPNAMDTNNINEVSPVAYQEPPYWASIAYYELNCRVGEVFHCNSHSVIVDGFTYPNCNSDRFCLGQLSNVNRNSTIENTRRHIGKGVHLYYVGGEVYAECLSDSAIFVQSRNCNHHHQFHPSTVCKIPPGCSLKIFNNQEFAQLLSTSVNHGFEAVYELTKMCTIRMSFVKGWGAEYHRQDVTSTPCWIEIHLHGPLQWLDKVLTQMGSPHNPISSVS; encoded by the exons ATGGAGGAGGAAGCAGAGTCAAGTTCGGGGACTATGTCCACTTTGAACTCGTTGTTTTCCTTTACAAGCCCAgcagtgaaaaaattattaggcTGGAAACAAGGAGACGAAGAGGAGAAGTGGGCAGAAAAAGCTGTTGACTCTTTAgtgaaaaaactgaaaaagaaGAAGGGAGCAATCGAGGACTTGGAAAAGGCCCTGAGCATGCCAGGACAGCCCAGCAAGTGTGTCACGATTCCCCGTAGTTTGGATGGCCGCCTCCAA GTTTCGCACCGCAAAGGGTTGCCTCATGTGATCTACTGTCGGGTTTGGCGTTGGCCTGACTTGCAAAGCCATCATGAGCTCAAGCCTCTTGAGCAATGCCAGTTTCCATTCTccgcaaaacaaaaagaagTTTGCATCAATCCGTATCACTACAAGAGGGTAGAGAGCCCAG TGCTGCCTCCTGTGTTGGTGCCGCGCCACAGCGAATACGCACCTGGCCATTCCCTGCTCCCGTTCCAGCAGCTGGCAGAACCATCCATGCCACACAACGTCTCATACTCCGCCACTGGCTTCAACAACTCCCACCCACACATAAATCAGCAGGGCGGCGGACCCAACTCGCCATTGGCCAACGTCAACAGTCCAGGTAGCCAAACAGGACCTCAAAGTCCATTTAGCTCTTCAAACGGAATGCCGGCTGGCACTCCTCCGCCAGCCTACAGTCCCAGCGTTGATGACAGTCACCAATCCGGACAATCGCCATCGCCGGACCCAAACGCGATGGACACAAACAACATCAACGAAGTGTCTCCTGTTGCTTACCAG GAGCCACCTTACTGGGCCAGTATAGCGTACTATGAGCTCAACTGCCGGGTGGGCGAAGTTTTCCACTGCAATTCGCACTCTGTCATTGTGGACGGGTTCACATATCCCAACTGCAACTCTGACAGATTCTGTTTGGGCCAGCTGTCCAACGTGAACAGGAATTCGACTATCGAAAACACTCGCAGACACATTggaaaag GTGTCCATCTTTATTATGTTGGAGGCGAAGTCTACGCGGAATGTCTGTCTGACAGTGCCATTTTCGTCCAGTCGCGAAACTGCAACCACCACCATCAGTTCCACCCAAGCACTGTTTGCAAAATTCCTCCTGGCTGCTCTCTGAAAATCTTCAACAACCAAGAGTTTGCGCAACTGCTCTCCACAAGCGTCAATCACGGCTTTGAGGCAGTCTATGAACTAACCAAAATGTGTACAATTAG GATGTCGTTTGTGAAAGGCTGGGGCGCTGAGTATCATCGCCAAGATGTGACAAGTACACCATGTTGGATCGAAATCCACTTGCATGGGCCACTGCAGTGGCTGGATAAAGTTCTCACACAAATGGGCTCTCCTCACAACCCCATCTCATCGGTGTCGTGA